Proteins found in one Campylobacter lari genomic segment:
- a CDS encoding DUF507 family protein, producing the protein MRIKPAHIPYIANKIILDLMHSSFVKIKDDSQKLLKIAKEIIEIDVLNERKLDEKAKELLESQEDEIEFMQIDRKSMFWMIKKKLANEFKFMLDSEDRYNNLSHKILENLVEEDLINYNVSENRVKNLIFSSIMSYLKEYENLEDLVYEKISNYKRKLIPGSEEYELVFEKLYQEELRKKGLL; encoded by the coding sequence ATGCGTATCAAACCAGCTCACATACCTTATATAGCAAATAAAATAATACTTGATTTAATGCACTCTTCTTTTGTAAAAATTAAAGATGATAGTCAAAAGCTTTTAAAAATAGCAAAAGAAATTATAGAAATAGATGTTTTAAATGAACGTAAGCTTGATGAAAAAGCAAAAGAGCTTTTAGAAAGTCAAGAAGATGAAATTGAGTTTATGCAAATAGATAGAAAAAGTATGTTTTGGATGATTAAGAAAAAATTGGCAAATGAGTTTAAATTTATGCTTGATAGTGAAGATAGATACAATAACCTTTCTCACAAAATTTTAGAAAATTTAGTAGAAGAAGATTTGATAAATTACAATGTATCAGAAAATCGTGTGAAAAATCTCATTTTCTCAAGTATTATGTCTTATTTAAAAGAGTATGAAAATTTAGAAGATTTGGTTTATGAAAAAATTTCAAATTATAAAAGAAAGCTTATCCCAGGTTCTGAGGAATATGAATTAGTATTTGAAAAGCTTTACCAAGAAGAGCTTAGAAAAAAGGGACTTTTATGA
- the carA gene encoding glutamine-hydrolyzing carbamoyl-phosphate synthase small subunit produces MKAYIYIENDVFLSAKAFGEGGTFFGELVFNTSLTGYQEIISDPSYAGQFVVFSMPEIGIVGVNDEDNESKEVFASGMIIRELNEDYSNFRANDSLSVYLKKHGKIGLCEVDTRFLVKMIRDQGNLRAVISTEIKDKEELKKILLSSAKIDEVNYVAQVSTKSSYKHSKGAWDHSKKAYENVKASGKKVAVIDYGVKENILNELVSVGLEVEVFPYNTKAKDLIDLYQKGVIHGVFLSNGPGEPRILKDEIAEIKKLAEAKIPMLGICLGHQLLSNAFGYETYKMKFGQHGANHPVINLTNNTVEITAQNHNYNVPEEIAEVATITHRNLFGDNVEGVRYKNYPIISVQHHPESSSGPHESKYIFKEFLELL; encoded by the coding sequence ATGAAAGCATATATTTATATAGAAAACGATGTTTTTTTAAGCGCAAAAGCTTTTGGAGAAGGTGGAACTTTTTTTGGCGAACTTGTCTTTAATACTTCTTTGACAGGATATCAAGAAATTATTTCCGATCCTTCATATGCAGGTCAATTTGTGGTTTTTTCAATGCCAGAAATTGGTATAGTTGGTGTTAATGATGAGGATAATGAAAGCAAAGAAGTTTTTGCTAGTGGCATGATTATAAGAGAGCTAAATGAAGATTATTCAAATTTTAGAGCCAATGATTCTTTAAGTGTTTATTTAAAAAAACATGGAAAAATAGGTCTTTGTGAAGTTGATACAAGATTTTTAGTTAAAATGATTAGAGATCAAGGTAATTTAAGAGCTGTTATTTCTACTGAAATCAAAGATAAAGAAGAACTTAAAAAAATACTTCTTTCTAGTGCTAAAATTGATGAGGTAAATTATGTAGCTCAAGTTAGCACTAAAAGCTCTTATAAGCATAGTAAAGGTGCTTGGGATCATAGTAAAAAAGCTTATGAGAATGTAAAAGCAAGTGGTAAAAAAGTAGCTGTGATTGATTATGGTGTAAAAGAAAATATTTTAAATGAGCTTGTAAGCGTAGGACTTGAAGTAGAAGTTTTTCCTTATAATACCAAGGCAAAAGATTTGATTGATTTATATCAAAAAGGTGTAATTCATGGGGTGTTTTTATCCAATGGGCCAGGCGAGCCAAGAATTTTAAAAGATGAAATCGCAGAGATTAAAAAATTAGCAGAAGCAAAAATTCCCATGTTAGGTATTTGTTTGGGGCACCAACTTTTAAGTAATGCTTTTGGTTATGAAACTTATAAGATGAAATTTGGTCAACACGGTGCAAATCATCCAGTAATCAATCTTACAAATAATACAGTAGAAATTACAGCACAAAATCACAACTATAATGTTCCTGAAGAAATAGCAGAGGTTGCAACAATTACTCATAGAAATTTATTTGGTGACAATGTAGAGGGTGTAAGATATAAAAATTATCCTATTATATCAGTACAGCACCATCCAGAAAGCTCATCAGGGCCACATGAGAGCAAGTATATTTTTAAAGAATTTTTAGAGCTTTTGTGA
- a CDS encoding sulfite exporter TauE/SafE family protein: MNLDFIALVSIAFLSSFGHCYGMCGGFVLAYTQLSKQIKLPFSLLIFSYHLSRIFAYVCLGVFFGIFGNLFSFNEFAKGVMFFIIGLFMMILACALIFKGKLLAFFENSLIFDCVIKKSISRLIQNKSLKSTIFLGFLNGFVPCGLVYFYIAFGMSVQNVYLAALIMLVFGLSTLPALVFFAYFSKTLNEKFQKTASSISYLLIFLYGVYFSYTGFILTK; the protein is encoded by the coding sequence GTGAATTTAGATTTTATTGCTTTAGTGAGTATAGCTTTTCTTTCAAGCTTTGGACATTGCTATGGAATGTGTGGAGGCTTTGTTTTAGCTTATACTCAGCTTTCAAAGCAAATCAAACTTCCTTTTTCTCTTTTGATTTTCTCTTATCATTTATCTCGAATTTTTGCTTATGTTTGCTTAGGTGTATTTTTTGGAATTTTTGGAAATTTATTTTCTTTTAATGAATTTGCAAAAGGTGTAATGTTTTTTATTATTGGGCTTTTTATGATGATTTTAGCTTGTGCTTTAATTTTTAAAGGAAAATTGTTAGCTTTTTTTGAAAATTCTTTAATTTTTGATTGTGTTATCAAAAAAAGCATTTCAAGATTAATTCAAAACAAGTCTTTAAAAAGTACTATTTTTTTAGGCTTTTTAAATGGTTTTGTGCCTTGTGGCTTAGTATATTTTTATATAGCTTTTGGAATGAGTGTGCAAAATGTTTATTTAGCAGCATTAATTATGCTTGTTTTTGGACTTTCAACACTGCCTGCTTTGGTATTTTTTGCTTATTTTTCTAAAACACTAAATGAAAAATTTCAAAAAACGGCTAGTTCGATTTCTTACTTATTAATCTTTTTATATGGAGTGTATTTTTCATATACAGGCTTTATACTTACAAAGTAA
- the ccoN gene encoding cytochrome-c oxidase, cbb3-type subunit I → MHPGNALNYDYTVAKYFMFATLLFGVIGMAIGTLIAFQMAYPDLNYLAGEYGTFSRLRPLHTSGVIFGFMLSGIWATWYYIGQRVLKVSMAESSFLMFIGKLHFWLYMITMIIAVITLFAGVSTSKEYAELEWPLDILVVLVWVLWGVSIFGLIGIRREKTLYVSLWYYIATFLGIAMLYLFNNMAVPTYFVSGMGDWWHSVSMYAGTNDALVQWWYGHNAVAFVFTVGIIAQIYYFLPKESGQPIFSYKLSLFAFWGLMFVYLWAGGHHLIYSTVPDWMQTMGSVFSIVLILPSWGSAINILLTMKGEWSQLRESPLIKFMILASTFYMFSTLEGPILSIKSVNALAHFTDWIPGHVHDGTLGWVGFMTMAALYHMVPRMFKRELYSKSLMEAQFWIQTTGIVLYFSSMWIAGITQGMMWRATDEYGNLLYTFIDTVEAIIPYYWIRAVGGLLYLVGFFMFVYNIYKSISVGRVLDKEPKSASPMAA, encoded by the coding sequence ATGCACCCAGGAAATGCATTAAACTATGACTATACGGTCGCTAAATATTTTATGTTTGCTACCTTATTGTTTGGTGTTATTGGTATGGCTATTGGAACGCTTATTGCCTTTCAAATGGCTTATCCGGATTTAAACTATTTGGCTGGCGAGTATGGTACTTTTTCAAGACTTAGACCATTACACACTTCAGGTGTAATTTTTGGTTTTATGCTCTCAGGAATTTGGGCTACTTGGTATTATATTGGTCAACGCGTGCTAAAAGTTAGTATGGCAGAATCAAGCTTTTTAATGTTTATTGGTAAATTGCATTTTTGGCTTTATATGATCACTATGATTATAGCTGTTATCACTTTATTTGCAGGTGTTAGTACTTCAAAAGAATACGCAGAACTTGAATGGCCACTTGATATATTGGTAGTTTTAGTTTGGGTTTTATGGGGTGTAAGTATTTTTGGGCTTATCGGAATTCGCCGTGAAAAAACATTATATGTTTCACTTTGGTATTATATAGCTACCTTTTTAGGTATAGCAATGCTTTATCTATTTAATAATATGGCCGTACCAACATATTTTGTAAGTGGAATGGGTGATTGGTGGCATAGTGTTTCTATGTATGCAGGAACAAATGATGCGTTAGTTCAATGGTGGTATGGACACAATGCTGTTGCATTTGTATTCACTGTTGGTATTATCGCACAAATTTATTATTTTTTACCAAAAGAAAGCGGTCAACCAATTTTCTCTTATAAATTATCTTTATTTGCGTTTTGGGGCTTAATGTTTGTTTATCTATGGGCAGGTGGACACCATTTAATTTATTCAACTGTGCCTGATTGGATGCAAACTATGGGATCAGTTTTCTCAATTGTTCTTATTTTGCCTTCTTGGGGTTCAGCAATTAATATCTTGCTTACTATGAAAGGTGAGTGGAGTCAATTAAGAGAAAGTCCATTGATTAAATTTATGATTTTAGCTTCAACTTTCTACATGTTCTCAACTTTAGAAGGTCCTATTCTTTCTATTAAATCAGTTAATGCGTTGGCGCACTTTACAGATTGGATTCCAGGTCACGTTCATGATGGTACTTTAGGTTGGGTTGGCTTTATGACTATGGCTGCGCTTTATCACATGGTACCTAGAATGTTTAAAAGAGAGCTATATAGCAAATCATTAATGGAGGCTCAATTTTGGATTCAAACTACAGGTATAGTACTATATTTTAGTTCTATGTGGATAGCAGGTATTACTCAAGGTATGATGTGGAGAGCTACAGATGAGTATGGTAACTTACTTTATACTTTCATCGATACTGTTGAAGCTATTATTCCTTATTATTGGATTAGAGCTGTAGGTGGCTTGTTATACTTAGTAGGATTTTTCATGTTTGTTTATAATATTTATAAATCAATTTCAGTGGGTAGAGTGCTTGATAAAGAACCAAAAAGTGCTTCACCTATGGCAGCATAA
- the ccoO gene encoding cytochrome-c oxidase, cbb3-type subunit II — MFSWLEKNPFFFAVAVFIVIAYAGIVEVLPDFAQNARPIEGKKPYTVLQLAGRHAYIKESCNACHSQLIRPFKSETDRYGMYSVSGEYAYDRPFLWGSKRTGPDLLRVGNFRTTDWHENHMWDPVSVVPGSIMPAYKHMFSNNANIETAYAEALTVKKVFNVPYDAENGTKLGTWEEAQAEVKAEAQAIVDQMKNQDVKDAFARGEIREIVAIIAYLNSLK; from the coding sequence ATGTTTAGTTGGTTAGAAAAAAATCCATTCTTTTTTGCTGTAGCAGTATTTATTGTAATTGCATATGCAGGTATTGTGGAGGTTTTACCTGATTTTGCACAAAATGCAAGACCAATTGAAGGTAAAAAACCTTACACTGTTTTACAACTTGCAGGACGTCATGCTTATATTAAAGAAAGTTGCAATGCATGCCATTCGCAACTTATTCGTCCTTTTAAATCAGAAACAGATCGTTATGGTATGTATTCAGTTAGCGGTGAATATGCTTATGATAGACCATTTTTATGGGGTTCAAAAAGAACAGGACCTGATTTATTGCGCGTAGGAAATTTTAGAACCACTGATTGGCATGAAAATCATATGTGGGATCCAGTATCTGTAGTACCTGGTTCTATTATGCCAGCCTATAAGCATATGTTTAGTAATAATGCAAACATAGAAACAGCTTATGCGGAAGCACTAACTGTAAAAAAAGTTTTCAATGTACCTTATGATGCTGAAAATGGTACAAAACTTGGCACTTGGGAAGAAGCTCAAGCAGAAGTTAAGGCAGAAGCTCAAGCTATAGTAGATCAAATGAAAAACCAAGATGTTAAAGATGCGTTTGCTAGAGGTGAAATTAGAGAAATTGTAGCTATAATCGCGTATCTTAATAGCTTAAAATAG
- a CDS encoding cytochrome c oxidase, cbb3-type, CcoQ subunit: protein MDLELIRELQAYGFFALVVFLVVVLYSYWFHLYRSEKTGRRNYEKYADLALHDEISDRVLEQNKRSA from the coding sequence ATGGATTTAGAACTAATAAGAGAGCTACAGGCTTACGGTTTTTTTGCTCTTGTAGTATTTTTAGTGGTGGTTTTGTATTCTTATTGGTTTCATTTGTATAGATCTGAAAAGACAGGTAGAAGAAACTATGAAAAATACGCTGATTTAGCACTGCATGATGAAATCAGCGATCGTGTTTTAGAGCAAAATAAAAGGAGTGCTTAA
- the ccoP gene encoding cytochrome-c oxidase, cbb3-type subunit III: MQWLNLQDNVNLLSFIGAILIILITLVVVGKLFKSMKEEKSQGELSEHSWDGIGEFKNPIPLGWAVVFFLAIVWCIWYFLWGYPLNSYSQIGEYNKEVQAHNEKFAQKFANLSAQDKQEMGKNIFLVQCSSCHGITGDGINGKAQNLNIWGSEEGLIEVITKGSKGMNYPMGEMLSAADNGIDEADIPAIAAYVASEISAIKKTENPQLIAKGKELFVTCTVCHGEDGKGTIDGQLVAPDLTKYGSAEFVVDVLNRGKAGSIGVMPHFNNGLLNELQKEAVSEYVISLSRGE, from the coding sequence ATGCAATGGTTGAATTTACAAGATAATGTTAATTTGTTATCTTTTATTGGAGCAATTCTTATCATCTTGATTACACTGGTTGTGGTAGGAAAATTGTTTAAAAGTATGAAAGAAGAAAAAAGCCAAGGCGAACTAAGTGAGCATAGTTGGGATGGTATAGGCGAGTTTAAAAATCCTATACCACTTGGCTGGGCTGTTGTATTTTTCTTGGCTATAGTGTGGTGTATATGGTATTTTCTTTGGGGATATCCTTTAAATAGCTATTCTCAAATTGGTGAGTATAACAAAGAAGTGCAAGCACATAATGAGAAATTTGCGCAGAAATTTGCAAATTTAAGTGCACAAGATAAACAAGAAATGGGTAAAAATATTTTCTTGGTTCAATGTTCTTCTTGTCATGGAATTACCGGTGATGGTATTAATGGAAAAGCACAAAATCTTAATATTTGGGGCTCAGAAGAAGGACTTATAGAAGTAATTACTAAAGGTTCTAAAGGTATGAATTATCCTATGGGCGAGATGTTAAGCGCAGCGGATAATGGTATAGATGAAGCTGATATTCCTGCAATTGCAGCTTATGTTGCTTCTGAAATTTCAGCGATTAAAAAAACTGAAAATCCTCAACTTATAGCAAAAGGAAAAGAACTTTTTGTAACTTGTACAGTATGTCATGGTGAAGATGGAAAAGGAACTATTGATGGTCAGTTAGTAGCTCCAGATTTAACAAAATATGGCAGTGCTGAATTTGTAGTAGATGTTTTAAATCGTGGTAAAGCAGGAAGTATAGGGGTAATGCCTCATTTTAACAATGGGTTGTTAAATGAGCTTCAAAAAGAAGCAGTTAGTGAATATGTGATTTCTCTTTCAAGGGGTGAATAA
- a CDS encoding DUF4006 family protein — protein MENSNRCVFSLSGVSGMLIATVLLLSILAGLTVWGLKTQQDVMQKPYKIENAEQIKMFDSKREEHIIIKE, from the coding sequence ATGGAAAATTCAAATAGATGTGTATTTTCACTTTCAGGCGTTAGTGGAATGTTAATAGCAACTGTTTTATTGTTATCGATTTTAGCTGGACTTACTGTTTGGGGTCTTAAAACTCAGCAAGATGTTATGCAAAAACCTTATAAAATAGAAAATGCAGAGCAAATTAAAATGTTTGACTCTAAAAGAGAAGAACATATCATCATAAAGGAATGA
- a CDS encoding FixH family protein translates to MENKKTFWPYGILISLGLIVIACIVTIFIASKAPVYEDNFYFDSYQNVELNYNEIQNRQKTFDENFKLGIKDKESFVHKKNKVYYINEGQNELRIAIENLKDYDLSKLQIQTLLSRPHTNINDENLQARLEGSDLIFDFNIKEKGVWQILLKITQDENSVGFFKFFLQTK, encoded by the coding sequence ATGGAAAATAAGAAAACATTTTGGCCTTATGGTATTTTGATTTCTTTGGGGCTTATTGTTATAGCTTGTATTGTTACGATTTTTATTGCAAGCAAGGCACCTGTGTATGAAGATAATTTTTATTTTGATTCTTATCAAAATGTAGAGTTAAATTATAATGAAATTCAAAACAGACAAAAGACTTTTGATGAAAATTTTAAACTAGGCATTAAAGATAAAGAAAGCTTTGTGCATAAGAAAAATAAAGTTTATTATATCAATGAAGGGCAAAATGAGCTGAGAATTGCTATTGAAAATTTAAAAGATTATGACTTAAGTAAGCTTCAAATTCAAACTTTACTTTCACGCCCACATACAAATATAAACGATGAGAATTTACAAGCTAGATTAGAAGGAAGTGATTTGATATTTGATTTTAATATCAAAGAAAAAGGCGTTTGGCAAATACTTTTAAAAATCACTCAAGATGAAAATAGTGTAGGATTTTTTAAATTCTTTTTACAAACTAAATAA
- a CDS encoding PD-(D/E)XK nuclease family protein: protein MKLFVFSSLRALRKYYEKKLQIDSLVEPAMSIAEFMQKLVFSPYFQATHYECLLLMKKACEQTKNLEQSLKIPSNFFAFLKNNAYLFSFFKELSLEKKDINSLKFHDAYAQYDEHLQILEELFKNYLVLLKEQNLYDDISLPLDYEINSGFLKNYDEIIFDFQGFLNAFEVELLLKVKEILPLKVQFNCTKFNKDFLNTLSFLQGLSLKENHAYLFDVNQKTILKEECFFKESKISYKSFHLRSLQAAFVFEKINSFLKSGINAKDIVVITPDENFVDILRLYDKNNVLNYASGESIKNTLFYHRLKSLYESAKDDEFEYEENEDFYERCNLNKHLCNLHFFSSNVDFAEFKKLFDENISYDFFENFIFNLLEDSEEELKNYIHQELIFIKELIKTHKLSFVQILELFFMQIDGIKLSSVGGGEVTVMGLLESRGLRYDGVIIVDFNDEFIPKRVSSELFLNNEIRKKAGLITHAQRENLQRHYYYTLIAKAKLVGISYVENEEKIKSRFLNELELPLYEDKTYSNNAYVKYFQTYPCTFNLEPIVSIKAKHDYFQNDLSFSRFHLLVYYGLDYYYKYVLRLKEPKTLDDTLRANELGSFIHKALELYYTQKSKNHFDYEVFMQVVKSIKQYRVDVLNLALIQTIFKEFQTLENEHFKQGYVVEKCEFNPPRKEFIAENGVKIHAIGFLDRVDNNGNERLIIDYKSGKADEKSYQLAFYKFLLESQNTLLNTKACFYDLKNIKIIHENTKSKSVQELKDLLNELAKEPLEKEFFNQKNDNTYSPYTMLYKKEFKL, encoded by the coding sequence ATGAAGCTTTTTGTATTTAGCTCACTAAGAGCTTTAAGAAAGTATTATGAGAAAAAACTACAGATTGATAGTTTAGTAGAACCAGCTATGAGTATAGCTGAATTTATGCAAAAATTAGTTTTTTCTCCATATTTTCAAGCAACGCATTATGAATGCTTGCTTTTGATGAAAAAGGCTTGTGAGCAAACTAAAAATTTAGAGCAAAGTTTAAAAATACCGAGTAACTTTTTTGCTTTCTTAAAAAACAATGCTTATTTATTTAGTTTCTTTAAAGAGCTTAGTTTAGAAAAAAAAGATATCAACTCATTAAAATTTCATGATGCTTATGCACAGTATGATGAACATTTGCAAATTTTAGAAGAGCTTTTTAAAAATTATCTTGTCTTGTTAAAAGAACAAAATTTATATGATGATATTTCTTTGCCACTAGATTATGAAATTAATAGTGGTTTTTTAAAAAATTATGATGAGATTATTTTTGATTTTCAAGGTTTTTTAAATGCTTTTGAAGTAGAGCTTTTGTTAAAAGTTAAGGAAATACTTCCTCTTAAAGTACAGTTTAATTGCACTAAATTTAATAAAGATTTTTTAAATACTCTTAGCTTTTTACAAGGACTTTCTCTTAAAGAAAATCATGCTTATTTGTTTGATGTAAATCAAAAAACAATTTTAAAAGAAGAGTGCTTTTTTAAAGAAAGTAAAATTAGTTATAAAAGTTTTCACTTAAGATCTTTACAAGCTGCTTTTGTTTTTGAAAAAATTAATTCTTTTTTAAAATCCGGTATAAATGCAAAAGATATTGTAGTGATTACTCCTGATGAGAATTTTGTAGATATTTTAAGACTTTATGATAAAAATAATGTTTTAAACTATGCAAGTGGAGAGAGTATTAAAAACACACTTTTTTATCATAGATTAAAGTCTTTGTATGAAAGTGCTAAAGATGATGAGTTTGAGTATGAAGAAAATGAAGATTTTTATGAAAGGTGTAATTTAAACAAACATTTGTGCAATTTACACTTTTTTTCTTCTAATGTTGATTTTGCAGAGTTTAAAAAGCTTTTTGATGAAAATATTTCTTATGATTTCTTTGAGAATTTTATTTTTAATTTGCTAGAAGATAGTGAAGAGGAATTAAAAAATTATATACATCAAGAGCTTATTTTTATCAAAGAGCTTATAAAAACACACAAGTTAAGCTTTGTGCAAATTTTAGAATTATTTTTTATGCAAATTGATGGTATAAAATTAAGCAGTGTTGGTGGTGGTGAAGTTACTGTAATGGGACTTTTAGAAAGTAGGGGACTTAGATATGATGGGGTAATTATAGTTGATTTTAATGATGAGTTTATCCCAAAAAGAGTTTCAAGCGAATTATTTTTAAACAATGAAATTCGCAAAAAAGCAGGACTTATCACTCATGCTCAAAGAGAAAATTTACAAAGACATTATTATTATACTTTAATAGCCAAGGCAAAATTAGTTGGAATTTCTTATGTGGAAAATGAAGAAAAAATCAAATCAAGATTTTTAAATGAACTTGAACTTCCACTTTATGAAGATAAAACTTATAGCAATAATGCTTATGTGAAATATTTTCAAACTTATCCATGTACTTTTAATCTTGAACCTATTGTAAGTATTAAAGCAAAACATGATTATTTTCAAAATGATCTTTCTTTTTCAAGATTTCATCTTCTTGTGTATTATGGTTTGGATTATTATTATAAGTATGTTTTAAGATTAAAAGAGCCAAAGACTTTAGATGATACACTTAGAGCAAATGAGTTGGGGAGTTTTATCCATAAGGCTTTAGAGCTTTATTATACACAAAAATCTAAAAATCATTTTGATTATGAAGTTTTTATGCAAGTGGTAAAAAGCATTAAACAATACCGAGTTGATGTGCTAAATTTAGCTTTAATACAAACTATATTTAAAGAATTTCAAACACTTGAAAATGAGCATTTTAAGCAAGGTTATGTGGTAGAAAAATGTGAATTTAATCCACCAAGAAAAGAATTTATTGCAGAAAATGGAGTGAAAATTCACGCCATAGGCTTTTTAGATAGAGTAGATAATAATGGCAATGAAAGATTGATTATAGATTATAAAAGCGGTAAGGCAGATGAAAAGTCTTATCAACTTGCTTTTTATAAGTTTTTATTAGAAAGTCAAAATACCTTATTAAATACAAAAGCTTGTTTTTATGATCTTAAAAATATCAAAATCATACATGAAAATACTAAAAGTAAGAGCGTACAAGAACTTAAAGATTTACTTAATGAGCTTGCTAAAGAACCTTTGGAGAAAGAATTTTTTAATCAAAAAAATGACAATACCTATAGCCCTTATACCATGCTTTATAAAAAGGAGTTTAAGCTTTGA